DNA sequence from the Chitinophaga flava genome:
TCCATGAGAAAAATCGCACTTACCGTCATTACCCTCGTGATAGCCGTGCTGATGGCACTCAGCGGTTTCATTTTCTATGCCGGTATGGTGCAAAAAAGAACCAATGCCGCCGCCAGCTGGATACGCAGCAGCCAAACCACCACCAACCAGGCCAGAACTATCGGCACCCTGGACTACAAAAGCACTGCCGGCATCAAAGACTACCTTCTCAGTAACGGACATACGAACCTGATGGAACAACAGCTGCAGGACAGCATCCTCGGTATGCTCCTCCGCCTCACCGGCAACCCGCATAACACACCGGCACAACAACAACGCCTGCAGGCTATACAACAACAGCTGATTCAGCGACGCCATACCAAACATCATATTATCTCCACCGCAAACGAAAATCCGGAAGAGGCCAGGCAGATGGTACTCAGCCCCGATTTCCGCCAGCAAGGCCGCAGCCTCCAGGAGATCATCACCAGCTATATCCGCACCGAACAACAGGAACTAGTACAAAGAATCGATAAAGATTCTTCCTATACTACTTACTCCTTCTGGTTCACCATCATCCTCAGCACCCTCACTCTTACCCTACTGGTAGGTGAATCCCGTTATATCTTTAAACTCCTGATAAGAATAAGGACCTGGAGCAACCAGCTGCTGAAAAGCGAACAAAGCTTCAGACGACTGGCAGAGGAAGCTGAACCCATGATCTTCAAATGCTCACTGGATGGCTACTTCACCTATGTAAGCCCCCGCTCGGAAGAAATTACCGGATACTCCAATACCACCCTTACCGGCAAACACTGCTCTCTGTTGCTGGAAGATGATGAGTTTAAGCGCATGCAGCGCTTCTATAAACACCAGCTGTCCAACGGAGACGAATACTCGTCGCTACAGCTGGAAATCCTCACCCGCGCCGGCAAGAAAAAATGGGTAGAACAACTCACTTCCATCATCACAGGTGATGATGGTAAAAAAGAATTCGAGTGCATCGTCAAGGATATCGATCAGGAATACCGGAAAAACGAAAGTATCCAGTACCTGCAGCGCAGACTGGAGGCTATCCTCGACTATATGCCCTCCATGATGTTTGTAAAAGACATGTCCGGCAACTACCTCCTGGTCAACAACCGGTTCATGGAAGTGATGCAGGTACGCCAGGAAGATATCGTGGGCAAAACGGATGCAGATCTGCACTATCCCTGGGTAAGCCGTTATACCGGAATCTGCCGGCAGGTAATGATCACCGGCATCCGGGAGAAAATGGAAGAAACCCTGACAGTAAACAATAAAACCTATCATTTCCTGTTAACCGTATTCCCTTTGCGTAATACCAACCATGAAATGATCGGTATCTGTTGTTTAGGACAAGACCTCACAGAAAAAACCCTTTATCTCCAACAGGAAAAAGAAGCCCGGAAAAAGGCAGAAGAGGCCCAGAAAAGCCAGGAAACCTTCCTGGCCAATATGAGCCACGAAATTCGTACGCCCATGAACGGTATCGTAGGCATGACACAGTTATTGCTGCAGGAGCACACCCTTTCTGTTGTACAACAGGAATATGTGACCGCCATTCAACGATCAGCCAGCACCCTGCTGGTCATCATCAATGAAATACTCGATTTCTCCAAAATAAAAGCCGGCAAACTCGAACTCGTTATCGAGCCGTTCAACCTCCATGAAGCCATTAATAGTGCCTTTTTCCCACTCCAGCTGCTGGCACGGGAAAAAGGACTTAACTTCTCAGCACGGATACACGAAAATATTCCGGCCAATCTCTTAGGTGATGAAGTACGGCTCAACCAGGTGCTGACCAACCTGATCGAGAATGCCATCAAATTTACTAGTGAAGGGCATGTAACAGTGACGGTTACACTGGTATCTGCTGATAAAGACCATTCCGGTATACGGATTGGTTTTAAGGTAGAAGACAGTGGTATCGGCATTCCCTCCGACAAAACAGAAGTGATCTTTGAAAGCTTCTCCCAGAGCCATAAAGGCAATAGCCGGCACTTTGGTGGCACCGGGCTGGGACTCACCATCTGCCAGCACCTGATAGACCTCCAGAACGGTATGCTGAAAGTAGATAGTACTCCCGGCAAAGGGTCCGTATTTTATTTTGAATTACCCTTCACGAAAGATCCGTTTCCCCGGCAGCGGTCTGCCGCACCGGCCGAAGGAACCCCGCAACAGCCCCTGCTGGGTAAAACCATCCTGGTAGTAGAAGACAACAGGATCAATCAGCAAGTGGCCTACTATACCCTGAAAAAAGGCGGATGTGCCAGCGTTGACGTAGTAGACAGTGGCATGGCCGCCCTTGAAATATTAACTGTTAAATCCTACAACTGCATTATTATGGATCTTCAAATGCCCGGTATGGATGGTTATGAAACCACCCGCGCCATCCGTAACAACGGTATAAACACCAGTATCATTGCCGTTACCGCCTCCGCCCTGGACGGAGAAAAGGAACGCTGCCTGCAGGCCGGCATGAACGACTATGTCTCCAAACCGTTTCAGAAGGAAGAACTTTTCCGTAAAATACAAGCTTCCGCCAGCAACGACGCCAATACTAATCCTATGCCCAGCCCCGAACCAACGCCTTCACCGGCGCAGCAGCCGGATTCTTCGCCTGTTGCCTCCGGAACAACATCGCCCGCACAACAGCAGCCTACCCAAAATGAAAGACCTCCCATCAGCTTTGATGACATATACCTCATGATGCAGAAAGATGAAGTCAAGATGATCCTGGAAGACCTGGTTTTGTATATGCCGGATTATATTACCCGGCTTCGGCAACATATCGAAGAAGGAAACTGGACAGAAGTTGGCAGTATCTCCCATCAGCTGAAAGGTAATCTGGGTTATGTTTGTATGTACGAAGCCGTACAGCTGGCTCATGAAATCAACAGGAGCGTAGTATTCGACCCCAACTATGAGGAGTTATCCCGGAAAGCCGCCAGAATGGAGGAGTTATTCAACCGCTACAAACCCGATATCGAAGCGCATATCGCAACCTTTACTGCGCCACCGGCAATGTAAAGTAAAACAAACTGCCTTTGCCTTCTTCGCTGGAAACACCGATTACGCCGCCCTGCGCTTCTATAAACTCCTTGGAGATAGCTAATCCCAGGCCGTTACCTTTATGTCCTTTGATACCAGGCACCTGGAAGAAACGTTCAAATATTCTATCGCGGAAAGCCAGGGGAATCCCCTTGCCATAATCACGCACAGAAAAAGAAAGCATATTGGTACCGGTATTCTCTACGGTCAGGTCTATGGCGGATTTCAGGGTGGAATAACGGATGGCGTTGGTTAACAGGTTGACCAGCACCCAGGCTGTCTTTTCCACATCCGCCATTACCCGGGGCAAAGCCTCCGGTACATGTTGGCGGATCGTGATTTCCCGCTGCGCGGCCTGTTTCTGTACAGTGTCCAGCGCATACTGAACGATATTAAACGCAGTAACCGGCTGCGGTTGCAGCTGGATATTGCCACTTTCTACCTGCGACAGGTCCAGCAGCTCGCTGACAATCTTGATCATCCGCTGGTTGTCCTGTTTCATACTTTCGAGCAGCTCCCGCTGTTCCGGCTTGAGTGAGCCGGTACGCTCATCTTCCAGCAGCTTGATGCTGAAATCAGAAGAAGCCAGTGGTGTTTTCAGTTCATGTGAAATGGTAGCGATAAAATGTGTTTTGGCCAGATCCTGTTCTTTAAAGGCGGTAATATTTTTAAGGATAACGACATAGCCTATACGCTTTTCTTCATGCCGGATATCTGCTATTTCCTGGGTAAAGAAACATTCCTTTCCTTCCACTACTATTTTGAGGGGTACATTTTCCTGTGGGTTGATCAGGAAGCGCAACAGATCATTCCGTTTGGCGATTTCATCGGCAGAACGGCCTACCAGCTCCTTCTCAGGAATACTGAGCAGCTGCAGGGCCTGTACGTTGGCAAACAGAATAGTGTTTTTAGTATCAAAGCCGATAGTAGCATCTTTAAAGCTGCTGATCACCGCTTCCGCGCGTTGTTTCTCGAAGGTGATACGGGCCAGGTTACTGTGTTCATATTCATCCAGCCGCTGGGCCATCGTATTAAAGGCAGTGGCCAGCTCTCCAAACTCGTCCCCGGATTTGAAATACAACCGTTTGCTGTATTGTTTGTCAGCAATGCCTTTGATAGCTTCCGTCAGTGTATGGATAGGATTGGCAATATAACCGGGGAAATTATATACAAAAGTGAAACCCAGCAGAAAACAAACACCACTGATAATGGCGATGTAGAGCAGCGCATGGTCTGCCGTTCTTTTTACCAGTTCATTTTTCCCTACAATAGCGTTCATATTGAGGTCCATGATGGTATAAATGCTCTTTTTAAGCGCAGCAACATCAGCCGGATTGGCCACAGAGTCCTGCCGCAGTTTATTGAATACCTGCTCTACCCCAGCGGTAGCGGCGCGTTCTCCCCGTTCTGTCACATTCGTCTGCTGCTGTTTGAGGTTGGTAGCAAACTGCTTTAGGGCATGTTCCCTGTTGACTGGAAGCTCTTCCAGGGCCACCAGCATATTTTTAGAGTACTCCAGCGACTCGTAGTTATCTTTCAGGATGATTTTGGCTTTTTCTGTCAGCCGGTTCAGGTAGTAGTATCCCAGTACACTCACTATCAGCAGCATAATGTAGAGGAACAGCACCCCCAAAGTAATCTTCGTTTTTAACCTCAGTGTACTCATGACAGGATAATAAGATCTATATCATTGGAAGAAAGGGTTTTCAGCAGCTGGTTAAACAGGTTGGTCCGTAAGATGATACGGAATAAACTGATATGCGGCTTGCCTATACAAACAGTAGTGATCTGCTTTTCCAGGGCTACGTTGATAATTGCCTCTGAAATGCTGGCATGATGTTCTTGCACAACTTCCGCGCCTAATTCTGTAGCCAGTTTAAGATTATTGATCAGGTGGCGCTGTGCGGCCAGCGGTATTTTATCCACGCTTTCACGGGGCGTTTGCACATACAATACATACCAGTCGGCATGGTAATAAGCTGCCAGCCTTGCGGTTTTACGGATCACTTTGCGGGCTACTTCATCATTGGTGGAGATACAGGCCATGAAGTTCTCATGACGCATCTGCTGGCTTCTGGGCACTTCCGTTTCCACTTTACGTTCCACCTGAGTGGCTACTTCCTTCAGTGCCAGCTCCCGCAACTGCAGTATCTTATCGGCCTGGAAGAAGTTCCGTAAAGCAGTATCCACCTTGGACTGATCGTATATCTTACCTTCTTTGAGACGGGTGATCAGCTCGTCGGCGGTGAGGTCTATATTCACTACTTCATCTGCAATCTGCAGCATACTATCGGGCACCCTTTCCTGCACCTCTACACCGGTAATGTATTTAACCTCCTGGTTGATGCTTTCTATATGCTGGATATTGATGGCAGAGATAACATTGATACCGGCGTTGAGCAGGTCCAGTACGTCCTGCCAGCGTTTTTCATTTTTAGAGCCGGGAATATTGGTATGTGCCAGCTCATCTACCACTACCCATTCCGGCGCCAGCAGCAGGATGGTGCTGACATCCATTTCATCCAGCATTTTCCCTTTATAGAAAACCTGCCTGCGGGGAATTGCAGGCAGGCCTTCTACGAGGGCCTGCGTTTCCACACGGCCATGCGTTTCTACGTACCCTATCTGGACATTAATGCCGTTCCTTAACATAGCATGCGCTTCCTGCAGCATACGATAAGTCTTTCCTACGCCGGCACTCATGCCGATATAGATTTTAAACTTGCCCCTGCCACTGCGATTGGCCAGGTTAAGGTAATGTTGTACGGTATGTTCTTTTTCTGTCATGATCTGTTAGAACCAGACTGCCAGCGACGCTGTCAGGGCTGTATTGGTATTTTTGAGTTCTGTGCTCTTGATGAATGGTTTATCCTTTCCGTCAAACATCCTTCCTTCTACACGAAACATCACATTGTTGACCGGTGAAAAATCCAGATTCAGTGAATAACCTGTTGTTTGGAATCCTTGCGATGTACCAGTGGAAATCACTACACCGTCTTTATCGTTAAAATGTTCTACTCTTCCGGCCACAGCGAATTTATCGGTAAATGCATAACGCGCAATAACGATCGGGGTATACCATTTTGACAGTTCGCTGCTGCCTTTTTCCTTCTGTTGCAGACCATAATCTACACCGGCTATCACGCTGAATTTATCCGTTATACCAAAGGTACCATAAAGGTTGTTAAAATAGCGCATACGGCGTACGGTATCGGGTAAATCATTGCCTACATAAGTGCTCCAGTTCAGCAATATTTTGTCAGTTGGTTTAAAGGAGATCTGAGTACCAAAATTAGGTGTCTGATTACCATCCACCCGTTTGATCCGTTGCCATCCATTAAGATACAGGGCAGCAAATGACCATTTCTCATTCGGAGTCCAGGTAACTTTTGCACCCGTTTCAAAATAAGGAGAATTTTCTGCTAACAGACTGCGGGTAAGGGTAGGGCAGTCTTTTCCGATAGCACTTTCAAAACCAATATGGGCGGGCATAATACCGGCATCTATCCAGACATTTTTACCTACTCTTACGCCAACATTGGCTTCATATACATATTGCCAGATGCTGGGTTCTGCTGCCAGATTGTACTGGGCATAAGTACCGGTCATCAGGGCGATATTTCCGTGTACCCTGTCTGCATTATAACTGGCTTTGAGCATGGCCAGATTGAGGTTCAGCTCATTGTGCCTGTTGAAGTTATACAGGAAACCAGGTTTGGTATGATTGGATGGCTGATGCATATCATAACTGTAATAAGCTTCGGCGTAGCCGGAAAATGTCAGTTTACCTTTTTCTTTCTCTGCTGTTGGTTCGGTTTGGGCAAAGAGGGTAATGGCAGCAGCCAGGCCGGCTGCCAGCAATAGAATCTTCTTCATAAAAAAATATAGGTTAAATGGAATTTCCGGTGAATGAGCCTTCACCGGAAATCGGTGGGTTTTATTTTAATTCATCCAGTGCGATGTTCAGCTTCAACACGTTCACTACAGAAGGGCCGAGCAGGCCGAACAACGGGCCTTTGGTATTGTCGTCTACCAGCTGTTTCAGCTTCTCCGGAGCAATGCCTCTGGCTTTGGCTACACGGGAAATCTGTATGTATGCCGCAGCAGGAGAGAGGTGCGGGTCAAGACCACTGGCAGAAGCAGTCACCAGTTCTGCCGGGATATCTTCTTTTTTCACATTCGGGTTATGCACCAGGAAGCTATCTATTCTTTCCTGTACAGTTTTCAGATACTCCGGATTGCCGGCAGCTTTGTTGGAACCACCGGAACCGGCAGCATTGTAATCTACTGTACTGGGGCGGGACCAGAAGTATTTATCCTGTGTGAATTTCTGTCCTATATTTTCATACCCTACAACTCTTCCATTATGCGTTACCGTTACCCCGCCGCCCTTTCCGGGGGCCAGTCTGGCAACCCCGGCCAGAAACAGGGGATAAATACCTGCCAATAATACCAGCAGGAGAACGGTCAGTTTTATAGAGGGCCAGAGATACTTTTTCATCTTCTTGAATTTTTAATCTTTTATACTACCGGATAAAGAGCGTTATCAGCATGTCGATCAGTTTGATACCGATGAAGGGGGCTACTACGCCACCAACACCGTATATCAACAGGTTCCTGCGCAGCAGCGCGCTGGCGCCTATCGGCTTGTAGGCCACACCACGCAATGCCAGCGGAATAAGCATAGGGATAATGATCGCATTGAAGATCACCGCACTCAGGATAGCCGTTTCAGGGCTATGCAACTTCATCACATTGATGCCTTGCAGGGCAGGAATAGAAGCCACAAAGAGCGCAGGCACAATTGCAAAATATTTGGCCACATCGTTGGCGATGGAGAAGGTAGTCAACGTACCTCTTGTCATCAGCAGTTGTTTACCGATTTCCACGATTTCAATCAGTTTGGTAGGATCGTTGTCAAGGTCCACCATGTTACCGGCTTCTTTTGCTGCCTGGGTACCGCTGTTCATCGCTACGCCTACATCAGCCTGGGCCAGTGCCGGAGCATCGTTGGTACCGTCGCCCATCATCGCTACCAGCCGACCTTCCTGTTGTTCTTTACGGATATAGGTCATCTTATCTTCCGGCTTGGCTTCAGCGATGAAGTCATCTACACCGGCTTTGGTGGCGATATATTTGGCAGTAAGTGGATTATCTCCGGTTACCATCACAGTTTTCACACCCATTTTACGCAGACGCTCAAAACGTTCGCTGATACCGGGTTTGATGATATCCTGCAGTTCAATAACGCCCTGCACTTTGCTGTTGAGTGCTACCACCAGCGGCGTGCCTCCGTCTCTGGAGATAGCTTCCACACGGGTAAGTGTATCAGTCGGGAACTGGAAGCCTTCTCTTTCTGTGAGCCTTTTGATGGCATCATAAGCACCTTTACGGATACGGTTGCCATCAGGCAGATCGATACCGCTACTACGTGTTTCGGCAGTGAATTTCACCAGGCTGGCACCGGATACAGTCAGCTTGCTGACGATATCTTTACCGGCCAGTTCCACGATGGACTTACCTTCCGGCGTTTCGTCAGACAGAGAGCTGAGGGCACAGAGTCTGATAAAATCTTCCGGCGCATTACCGTTGGTAGGATAAAAATTGGTGGCCTTACGGTTACCGATGGTGATGGTACCGGTTTTGTCCAGCAGCAACACATCGATGTCACCGGCTGTTTCCACGGCCTTCCCTGATTTGGTGATCACGTTGGCACGCAGTGCACGGTCCATTCCGGCGATACCGATGGCAGACAACAGCCCACCGATGGTGGTAGGTATCAAACATACAAACAGGGAAATAAAAGCAGCGATCGTGATCGGTGTCTGTGCGTAATCGGCAAACGGTTTTAATGTCACACACACAATGATGAACACCAGGGTGAAACTGGCCAGCAGAATGGTCAGCGCAATTTCATTCGGTGTTTTCTGACGGCTGGCACCTTCTACGAGGGCAATCATTTTATCAAGGAAAGACTCACCTGGTTCAGTGGTCACCTTTACTTTGATATGATCAGACAGTACTTTGGTACCGCCTACCACGCTGGACTTATCACCACCTGCTTCACGGATCACCGGCGCAGATTCACCGGTGATGGCCGATTCGTCGATGCTGGCCAGGCCTTGTATAATTTCTCCATCTGCCGGGATGATATCGCCTGGATCGCAGACGAAGATATCACCCTTACGCAGGGAAGATGAGGAAACAACTTTGACTTCGTTGGTAAATATTTCTCCTACCAGTTCTATTTTTTTGGCAGGTGTTTCTTCCCTGGTACGACGCAGGCTTTCAGCCTGAGCTTTACCGCGTGCTTCTGCAATGGCTTCTGCGAAGTTGGCAAACAGCAGGGTGAGAAAGAGGACTATAAAAATGGTAATGTTATAAGCTGCACTACCCTGGTCAGTGTTTTTGGTAAAGAGCGCATACAGTGCTACGATCAGCATCACCGCAGTGCCTACCTCTACGGTAAACATGACCGGGTTTTTGATCATCAGTTTCGGATTCAGTTTCACGAAGGACTGTTTCAGGCTTTGCATCACCTGCTCCCTTGGAAACAGTGTATTATCTTTCTTCTTCATGTTAATAGTCATTATAGGTTTATCCTCTTACAAGGAGAAGTACTCTGCTATCGGGCCTAATGCCAGTGCCGGGAAATAAGACAGCGCAGTCAGGATGATGATCACCGCGAAAGTCATTGCGCCAAAGGTGATCGAGTCTGTTCTCAGTGTACCGGCAGAAGCAGGAATGTATTTTTTAGAAGCCATCAGACCAGCGATAGCCACCGGTCCGATAATGGGCAGGAATCGTCCCAGTATCAGCACAAAGCCGGTGGTTACGTTCCAGAACACATTACCGTCGCCCAGTCCTTCAAAGCCGGAACCGTTGTTGGCATTGGCTGAAGTGTATTCATACAGCATCTCTGAGAATCCGTGATAGTTGGGATTGTTGAGCCATGCAGATGGTTTCATCGCCCAATTAGCATCCGGATGATGTGCCAGCACCCAGGAGGAGAGCGCCGTACCAGCCAGGATCAGGAAAGGAGACAACAGCGTAATAATTGCTGCGATCTTCACTTCGCGGGCTTCCAGCTTGTGGCCCATCAGCTCAGGTGTACGACCTACCATCAGCCCGGAGATAAAGACGGCGATGATGATAAAGATGTAATAGTTGAGGATACCTACGCCACAACCGCCATAGAAGCAGTTCAGCATCATACCCAGTAATTGCATCATACCGGTCATTGGCATAGTGCTGTCGTGCCAGCCACATACGGAGCCGGTAGAGATGATGGTGGTAACAGTGCTCCAGTAGCCGGTGGCAGCGGGTCCAAAACGGACCTCTTTACCTTCCATGGCGCCGGTGGCCTGTTGTATGCCCATATGCGCAATAGCAGGGTTTCCGTTTATTTCCGATTGCATGGTCGGTACCAGCAGGCATATCATCCCGATGGTCATCACCCCGAAAATCACATAGGCAAACTTGCGGCGGTTGATGAACATGCCCAGTGCAAACACCATGGCGATAGGTATGACAACCTGTGCAAACATTTCAGTCATCCAGGTTACGTAGCTGGGGTTTTCCAGCGGGTGAGCGGAGTTGGCACCAAACCAGCCACCACCGTTGGTTCCAACGTGTTTGATGGCAATAAATCCGGCAGCTGGTCCGCGGGATACGTTCACAGTATCACCCTGCATGGTTACTACGGTATCTTTACCATCGAAGCTGGCAGGAGTACCGTTAAAAACAAGTATCAGTGCAATAACGACAGATATAGGTAAAAGGATGCGGGTGATTGTTTTGAGGAAGATATCCCAGAAGTTACCCAGCTTGGTAGTGGTTTTTTCTTTCATGGCTTTGAAAACCACGATCAGTGCGGCGATACCGGTGGCAGCACTTACGAACTGCAGGAAGGCCAGCACAAACAGCTGTGTGAAGTAAGTAACACCTGTTTCACCTGAATAGTGTTGCAGGTTACAGTTTACAACGAAGCTAATAGCAGTGTTAAATGCCAGGTCGGCCGATTGTCCGGGGTTACCATCCGGATTCAGCGGCAGCTTATCCTGGAACATCAGTACAAAAAAGGCATAAACAAACCACACCATGTTGATGGTCAGGAGTGCTTTGAGGTGCTCTTTCCAGGTCATTTCCTCTTTGGGATTGATGCCGGAAATTTTGAAGAACAGACGCTCCAGCGGCGCCATAAAGTCGGACCAGGTTTTATCTCCCCTGAATACCTTTACGATATACCTCGCCAGTGGCCAGGCCAGTAGTAATGTTAGTCCATAGGTGGCAATAACGCCTAAAATTTCAGTAGTCATCTCTAGTTAGTTAAAAGCTTTGCAGCGGCTCAGGTGGCGGCCGCCTCAGAATTTCTCCGGTTTCAGCAGCACATACACCATGTATGCGAAAACCAATATTGAAAGCACAAATAATGCGGTCATAACAGGTGTGTTTAATCAGATTTTTTCAAAATAGTCTACAGAACCAAAGAACAGGGCAAAGCAGGCCAGTCCCGCCAATACCAGTAAAATAGTCATCATCATAAAAGTTGTTTTTAAAGTGCTATTGTTTGTAAATGTTGAATCCTGACAGTTCTGAGAGAAGATGGTAACATGTCCCGGTGCTGCGTACATAACAAAGGAGATAACGCATACATAAACACACTTTCAATAGCATTACGCAAGGAATTGCTGCCATTGCGATATAATACCCCTGCAATGGTAAAACAACGTTTCACTTCCTGCAATTGTTCATGACGGATCATGTTGCCGGTATAGTCGGCAAAAGTGTGAATTACTTTACTCACTCTTTCCTTGGTCGTCAGCTGTTGCATAGGAAACGACAGACCAGGGATCTGTAAACCGATCAATTGTGAGATTTTCGAATCTGGTAACATGTGATCAATTGTTTGATACAATTACCAGATATACCAGCCGGGTGCCAGTATTAAAAAAAGAAAAGAGAAACAGACATAACTATCTGTTTCTCAATATCATAAATAAAAATTCAACATTAAAGGGGAGAAAGAAGATTCCCGGAAACCATGCAGAATCTGAAGGGTATGTGCAGAAATGGAAAGGTATAGGGGAGAGCGTTATACCTTCTTACGTCCAAAATGGTAACTGATCATAAACGCACCCACGGAACCAAACCGGATTTCATAAAATGATTTGCCGGCATCAGGATCAAATGATCCTTCCTCCGTGACCTTGTGAAACATACAATTTAACGAGATCTCGGTAGACAGGGAAACATGTTTGTTAAAGAAGTAACGAACCCCTACCACCGGGCTTACACCATAGCGCCATATATGGGATTTGAGCGAATTGGCATGGAAGTATGCCAGCGATACATCGGAGCCACCATATAACGTCCAGTTATCGATGGTACCTCCCCATTGATGTCCTACTCTTAGTTCGGGAGCCCATCCCATCACAGGGTTATCGGATACCTCCAGATTGAGCGAGGCCCGCAAGGCTCTTTTAGGATGATAATGCCAGCGATAGTTAGCAGTGTAGGAATTAGCATTTTTTTTCAGGAAAGTAAGGATATTGGCCACGTCTATGGCAATCTCGTGCTGATAACGGTATTTCGCCACCGTACTGTCC
Encoded proteins:
- the kdpB gene encoding potassium-transporting ATPase subunit KdpB gives rise to the protein MKKKDNTLFPREQVMQSLKQSFVKLNPKLMIKNPVMFTVEVGTAVMLIVALYALFTKNTDQGSAAYNITIFIVLFLTLLFANFAEAIAEARGKAQAESLRRTREETPAKKIELVGEIFTNEVKVVSSSSLRKGDIFVCDPGDIIPADGEIIQGLASIDESAITGESAPVIREAGGDKSSVVGGTKVLSDHIKVKVTTEPGESFLDKMIALVEGASRQKTPNEIALTILLASFTLVFIIVCVTLKPFADYAQTPITIAAFISLFVCLIPTTIGGLLSAIGIAGMDRALRANVITKSGKAVETAGDIDVLLLDKTGTITIGNRKATNFYPTNGNAPEDFIRLCALSSLSDETPEGKSIVELAGKDIVSKLTVSGASLVKFTAETRSSGIDLPDGNRIRKGAYDAIKRLTEREGFQFPTDTLTRVEAISRDGGTPLVVALNSKVQGVIELQDIIKPGISERFERLRKMGVKTVMVTGDNPLTAKYIATKAGVDDFIAEAKPEDKMTYIRKEQQEGRLVAMMGDGTNDAPALAQADVGVAMNSGTQAAKEAGNMVDLDNDPTKLIEIVEIGKQLLMTRGTLTTFSIANDVAKYFAIVPALFVASIPALQGINVMKLHSPETAILSAVIFNAIIIPMLIPLALRGVAYKPIGASALLRRNLLIYGVGGVVAPFIGIKLIDMLITLFIR
- the kdpA gene encoding potassium-transporting ATPase subunit KdpA — encoded protein: MTTEILGVIATYGLTLLLAWPLARYIVKVFRGDKTWSDFMAPLERLFFKISGINPKEEMTWKEHLKALLTINMVWFVYAFFVLMFQDKLPLNPDGNPGQSADLAFNTAISFVVNCNLQHYSGETGVTYFTQLFVLAFLQFVSAATGIAALIVVFKAMKEKTTTKLGNFWDIFLKTITRILLPISVVIALILVFNGTPASFDGKDTVVTMQGDTVNVSRGPAAGFIAIKHVGTNGGGWFGANSAHPLENPSYVTWMTEMFAQVVIPIAMVFALGMFINRRKFAYVIFGVMTIGMICLLVPTMQSEINGNPAIAHMGIQQATGAMEGKEVRFGPAATGYWSTVTTIISTGSVCGWHDSTMPMTGMMQLLGMMLNCFYGGCGVGILNYYIFIIIAVFISGLMVGRTPELMGHKLEAREVKIAAIITLLSPFLILAGTALSSWVLAHHPDANWAMKPSAWLNNPNYHGFSEMLYEYTSANANNGSGFEGLGDGNVFWNVTTGFVLILGRFLPIIGPVAIAGLMASKKYIPASAGTLRTDSITFGAMTFAVIIILTALSYFPALALGPIAEYFSL
- a CDS encoding potassium-transporting ATPase subunit F, encoding MTALFVLSILVFAYMVYVLLKPEKF
- a CDS encoding DUF7674 family protein: MLPDSKISQLIGLQIPGLSFPMQQLTTKERVSKVIHTFADYTGNMIRHEQLQEVKRCFTIAGVLYRNGSNSLRNAIESVFMYALSPLLCTQHRDMLPSSLRTVRIQHLQTIAL
- a CDS encoding PorT family protein — its product is MTAILTLFSIAVFAQDSTVAKYRYQHEIAIDVANILTFLKKNANSYTANYRWHYHPKRALRASLNLEVSDNPVMGWAPELRVGHQWGGTIDNWTLYGGSDVSLAYFHANSLKSHIWRYGVSPVVGVRYFFNKHVSLSTEISLNCMFHKVTEEGSFDPDAGKSFYEIRFGSVGAFMISYHFGRKKV